A genomic segment from Chitinophaga flava encodes:
- a CDS encoding S41 family peptidase, giving the protein MIHLIPLCIAFTNPVQPPSDSLPKYPAAAVISMINDLAKELEQGHPGYYRYHSGSSTHQYLDSLKSTITTDSLTEPDIYRKLKPFIARIGCLHTALSLPDAYVSHLNQQPNLLPLQVMFENNQAIVTANYSGQPEPAPGTVLTAINGKSTLSILDKILPAIPSDGYNLTLKYKALYHQFPLWYRSMISPDTTFILTTADNKTITLKGTRFIDIAHGGFLQEPTYTRTLDFRINGNIAILTIHSFAASDIKKSGQHFSRFIDSAFLQLRQQGIRQLIIDLRGNTGGTDGNAVYFTRHFFENPFRYWERITVTPAIARQIKGIARLFYRKPVLVNGEYQWQRSKITREFNYYATQQPATNTYTGKTFVLIDGFCMSSCADATAVLSAHRKAVFIGEETGGGYQGNNSGMMPAVKLRPTRMMLTVPLQRYVTAVDSTVNKGHGTMPDYVVPLTAKAAIEKKDQPMELALRLAGAQ; this is encoded by the coding sequence ATGATCCATTTAATCCCACTCTGTATCGCATTCACAAACCCTGTACAACCGCCATCCGACAGCCTTCCCAAATACCCGGCAGCAGCTGTCATTTCCATGATCAACGATCTGGCCAAAGAACTGGAACAAGGTCATCCCGGTTATTACCGATATCATTCCGGCAGTAGTACGCATCAGTACCTGGACTCGTTGAAATCCACCATCACAACTGATTCACTTACCGAACCGGACATATACCGTAAACTAAAACCGTTCATCGCCCGGATTGGTTGCCTGCATACAGCACTGAGCTTGCCGGACGCTTATGTATCACACCTGAACCAGCAGCCCAACCTGTTGCCATTACAAGTGATGTTTGAAAACAATCAGGCTATCGTTACCGCCAACTATTCCGGTCAGCCAGAGCCTGCGCCCGGCACAGTATTGACGGCTATCAATGGCAAAAGCACGCTGTCAATACTGGATAAGATACTGCCTGCAATCCCTTCTGATGGTTATAATCTTACCTTGAAATACAAAGCCCTGTATCATCAGTTTCCTTTATGGTACCGAAGCATGATCAGCCCCGATACAACGTTTATACTCACTACCGCAGATAATAAAACAATAACGTTAAAGGGTACACGATTTATAGATATTGCCCATGGTGGATTTCTCCAAGAGCCCACCTACACCAGGACACTCGATTTCCGGATCAATGGCAACATAGCCATCCTCACCATCCATTCCTTTGCTGCATCCGACATTAAAAAATCAGGACAACACTTCAGCAGGTTCATCGACAGTGCCTTCCTGCAACTCCGGCAACAAGGCATCCGCCAACTGATTATAGACCTGCGCGGCAACACCGGCGGTACCGATGGCAACGCTGTTTATTTTACGCGTCACTTTTTTGAAAACCCATTCCGGTATTGGGAGCGCATCACCGTTACACCAGCCATTGCCAGACAGATAAAGGGAATAGCCCGGCTCTTCTACCGCAAACCGGTATTAGTAAATGGAGAATATCAGTGGCAGCGATCAAAGATCACCAGAGAATTTAATTATTATGCAACACAACAACCTGCCACGAATACCTATACTGGTAAGACTTTTGTGCTGATAGATGGCTTTTGTATGTCGTCTTGTGCAGATGCAACCGCTGTTTTATCAGCCCACCGCAAAGCTGTTTTTATCGGAGAAGAAACCGGCGGTGGTTATCAGGGCAATAACAGTGGTATGATGCCGGCTGTAAAACTACGACCTACCCGAATGATGCTTACTGTTCCCTTACAACGGTATGTTACAGCGGTGGACAGTACGGTAAATAAAGGGCACGGTACCATGCCGGATTATGTAGTACCATTAACAGCAAAAGCTGCTATAGAAAAGAAAGACCAGCCTATGGAGCTTGCGCTCAGGCTGGCCGGTGCTCAGTAA
- a CDS encoding winged helix-turn-helix transcriptional regulator has protein sequence MKTLISQPAQCDYKGKVKALHDAMDILQGKWNVLIIATLCCLGPKRFTELQRHLQGIGAKMLTRQLQILEMNQLVKRTVCRTKPVTVQYEITPYGKSLETIVLSIMDWGQQHRKHIMKTTPALSS, from the coding sequence ATGAAAACACTTATTTCTCAACCCGCTCAATGCGATTATAAAGGCAAAGTAAAAGCCCTGCATGATGCTATGGACATCCTGCAAGGCAAATGGAATGTACTGATTATTGCCACACTATGTTGCCTCGGCCCCAAACGCTTTACGGAGCTGCAACGCCATCTGCAGGGCATTGGCGCTAAAATGCTGACCCGTCAGCTGCAGATCCTGGAAATGAATCAGCTGGTGAAACGTACCGTATGCCGCACCAAACCCGTCACCGTCCAATACGAGATAACGCCCTATGGTAAATCACTGGAAACGATTGTCTTGTCCATCATGGACTGGGGCCAGCAACATCGCAAACATATCATGAAAACTACTCCCGCCTTAAGCTCCTGA
- a CDS encoding ABC transporter permease, producing the protein MITNYFRTAVRSLWKHKVYSFLNIFGLMTGIACAGIIFLWVEDEVQFDHMHDKKDHLYVVIQHWQYDGYKRTFWSTPGLLGPTMQANLPGIAHTCRTTEGTQTAMFNNGQTAYYAAGIYADSTLFSMFTFPFVEGNARTAFTQLNSLVITEKAARKFFGTATNVTGKILRMDNKQEYMVTGVVKDIPQNSTLQFEWVVPFQVYFNQNKWLESWGANAINNFVELQPGVDVATVNRQLAGFAKAHNPQGITTPVLFSMNDWRLRGEFEDGKQVGGRIGYVRLFALIGGIIILIACINFMNLATARSEKRSKEVGVRKVLGAGKGKLVVQFISEAMLIALIATLLAVLLIITLLPVFNAVVGKDISPGLGNTTHWVALLLIVVITGLVAGSYPSLYLSSFNPVTVLKGFKLPSGNAAFIRKGLVILQFTISTVLIISTIIIYQQMQYVKNRKLGYNKDNLLEMKVTGNMNKDFDAIKQDLINTGVVENAALSDHATIYGGNNTDNFRWEGLPDKSSNLISVRGVTPEFFATSGMQLQSGRDFQLGKSVDSFSVIITASLAKLMGKEGRIGGNFLVPENKTRRYIPYRIVGIVKDFVYGDMYGKPDPVVFFKGQQDAVVMYIRIAAKADPEQAIAKIESVMLKDNPDYPFAFRFVDEQFNGMFSSEMLISRLSRLFAGLAIVISCLGLFGLAAYTAERRTREIGIRKVLGASVTGIARLLSAEFLQLVLVSVVIAFPLAWWIMSGWLDGYAYRIAIHWWVFLLAGGAAVLIALATISYQAVRTALMNPVRSLRRE; encoded by the coding sequence ATGATCACTAATTATTTCCGGACAGCTGTCCGCAGTTTATGGAAACATAAAGTTTACAGTTTCCTGAATATTTTCGGGTTGATGACGGGTATTGCCTGTGCAGGCATTATTTTCTTATGGGTAGAAGATGAAGTGCAGTTTGATCATATGCATGATAAGAAGGACCACCTATACGTTGTCATACAGCACTGGCAGTATGATGGATATAAGCGTACATTCTGGTCTACACCGGGATTACTGGGGCCTACTATGCAGGCCAATTTGCCAGGCATTGCCCATACCTGCCGTACTACTGAGGGGACACAAACAGCGATGTTTAACAATGGTCAGACGGCTTACTATGCTGCAGGGATTTATGCAGACAGCACCTTGTTCAGCATGTTCACCTTTCCCTTTGTCGAAGGGAATGCCCGAACGGCCTTTACACAGCTTAATTCACTGGTGATAACGGAAAAGGCTGCACGAAAATTTTTCGGCACAGCCACCAATGTTACCGGTAAGATCCTGAGGATGGATAACAAGCAGGAGTATATGGTGACGGGTGTTGTAAAAGATATTCCACAGAATTCCACCCTGCAGTTTGAATGGGTGGTGCCTTTTCAGGTATATTTTAATCAGAACAAATGGCTGGAATCATGGGGAGCCAATGCTATCAATAACTTCGTGGAGCTACAACCGGGAGTGGACGTAGCAACTGTCAATCGCCAGCTGGCAGGTTTTGCCAAAGCGCATAATCCTCAGGGGATTACTACGCCGGTTTTATTTTCAATGAATGACTGGCGCCTGCGGGGAGAGTTTGAAGACGGGAAGCAGGTAGGTGGCCGTATTGGTTATGTGCGTTTGTTTGCGTTGATCGGTGGTATCATCATTCTTATTGCCTGCATCAACTTTATGAACCTGGCCACGGCACGCAGTGAAAAACGGTCGAAGGAAGTGGGTGTACGAAAGGTGCTGGGGGCCGGTAAAGGTAAGCTGGTGGTGCAGTTTATCAGTGAGGCCATGTTAATTGCTTTGATCGCGACACTGCTGGCTGTGTTATTAATTATAACGTTATTGCCTGTATTTAATGCAGTGGTGGGTAAAGATATTTCACCGGGATTGGGCAATACAACGCACTGGGTAGCTTTACTGCTGATAGTGGTTATTACTGGCCTTGTCGCGGGCAGTTATCCCTCCCTTTATCTTTCTTCCTTTAATCCGGTGACTGTGCTGAAAGGGTTTAAACTGCCTTCAGGTAATGCTGCATTTATCAGAAAAGGACTGGTGATATTACAATTCACTATTTCCACCGTGTTGATTATTTCCACTATCATCATTTATCAGCAGATGCAGTATGTTAAGAACCGTAAGCTGGGTTATAACAAGGACAATCTGCTGGAGATGAAGGTTACCGGTAACATGAACAAGGATTTTGATGCTATCAAACAGGACCTCATCAATACCGGTGTGGTAGAGAATGCAGCACTTTCTGATCATGCCACCATTTATGGTGGAAACAATACAGATAATTTCAGGTGGGAAGGATTACCGGATAAGAGCAGTAATCTGATTTCGGTGAGAGGTGTGACACCGGAATTTTTTGCGACTTCAGGAATGCAGTTGCAGAGTGGCCGTGATTTTCAGTTGGGAAAATCAGTAGATAGTTTTAGTGTGATCATCACTGCCTCACTGGCGAAGCTGATGGGCAAGGAAGGGCGTATAGGTGGTAACTTTCTGGTACCGGAGAATAAAACCAGGAGATACATTCCTTATCGTATTGTGGGTATTGTAAAAGACTTTGTATATGGCGATATGTACGGAAAGCCTGATCCGGTAGTGTTTTTCAAAGGTCAGCAGGATGCTGTGGTGATGTATATACGTATTGCGGCGAAGGCTGATCCGGAGCAGGCCATTGCAAAAATAGAATCGGTAATGTTGAAGGACAATCCGGATTACCCTTTTGCTTTCCGGTTTGTAGATGAGCAGTTTAACGGGATGTTCAGCAGTGAGATGCTGATCAGCAGGTTATCGCGTTTGTTTGCCGGACTGGCTATTGTGATTTCCTGTCTGGGTTTGTTTGGGCTGGCTGCTTATACTGCAGAACGCAGGACCAGGGAGATTGGTATCCGCAAGGTGCTGGGCGCCAGTGTGACGGGTATAGCCCGGCTGTTATCTGCGGAGTTTCTGCAGCTGGTATTGGTGTCGGTAGTTATTGCGTTTCCGTTGGCCTGGTGGATCATGTCTGGTTGGCTGGACGGTTATGCTTATCGTATTGCTATCCACTGGTGGGTATTTCTGCTGGCAGGTGGGGCTGCCGTGCTGATTGCGCTGGCGACGATTAGTTACCAGGCTGTCAGGACAGCCCTGATGAATCCTGTCAGGAGCTTAAGGCGGGAGTAG
- a CDS encoding ABC transporter permease, translating into MIIVPELKHNSNMLIRIQLGQTEAALKTITALCKQLNPSFPFSYRFVDDDYNKQYVSEIIVGKLSGLFAGLAIIIACLGLLGLTMFTAEQRIREIGIRKVLGASMGAIFRLLSFNYLGLILISMVIASPLAWYVMHQWHSNYAYSTTLHWWIFAIAGLIVLLIALLMISFQTIKAAIANPVKSLRTE; encoded by the coding sequence ATGATCATCGTACCAGAACTGAAACATAACAGCAACATGCTGATCCGTATACAGCTTGGACAAACCGAAGCGGCGTTAAAAACCATCACTGCATTATGTAAGCAGCTGAATCCTTCTTTTCCTTTCAGTTACAGGTTTGTTGATGATGATTATAACAAACAGTATGTCAGTGAAATAATTGTAGGAAAACTATCAGGGTTGTTTGCTGGGCTAGCCATTATTATTGCCTGTTTGGGGTTATTGGGACTAACGATGTTTACGGCTGAACAGCGTATCCGCGAAATAGGTATCCGGAAAGTGCTGGGGGCCAGTATGGGGGCTATATTCCGCTTACTGTCCTTCAATTATCTTGGATTGATATTGATATCGATGGTGATTGCCAGTCCGCTGGCCTGGTATGTAATGCATCAGTGGCATAGCAACTACGCCTACAGCACCACCCTGCACTGGTGGATATTTGCAATAGCGGGTCTGATTGTACTGCTGATCGCCTTACTGATGATCAGTTTCCAAACCATCAAAGCCGCTATTGCAAATCCGGTGAAAAGTCTGCGGACAGAATAA